In a genomic window of Novosphingobium sp. KA1:
- a CDS encoding efflux RND transporter periplasmic adaptor subunit — MARLALVVPLAALLLSACHEAPPAKDERRAVSVQQLTANSGQSAITYAGEIRSAFESQLGFQVAGRIVERAVSAGDSVRAGQVLFRLDGSDYARALDSAAAQTGAAQSAAATQRADLARSRDLLAQGFISQAEFDQQKAATDQAQAQLRAAGAQRGTAAAQVGRTVLTAPRGGVITQVEGEVGQVVGAGQAVLTFADPSRPEVAVSLSEGGLGPVQRAKRLSVTLWSDPSRKYAVKLRSIAGAADPATRTFAARFSIIAPGETLRMGETAELRIEDERVASGILVPLTAIAQGHDAQGYDKAQAWVVDRRTMTVQPRTVKVGQASGDKLTVLSGLRPGETIVTAGIHLLRAGEKVRIAEVPAS; from the coding sequence ATGGCGCGTCTTGCCCTGGTTGTGCCGCTGGCGGCGCTTCTGCTCTCCGCATGTCACGAGGCTCCCCCGGCCAAGGACGAACGGCGGGCGGTCTCCGTCCAGCAGCTCACCGCAAACTCCGGCCAAAGCGCGATCACGTATGCCGGTGAGATCCGTTCCGCCTTCGAGAGCCAGCTGGGCTTCCAGGTGGCCGGACGGATCGTCGAGCGCGCGGTCAGCGCCGGTGACAGCGTGCGCGCCGGACAGGTGCTGTTCCGCCTCGATGGCAGCGACTATGCCCGCGCGCTCGACAGCGCGGCCGCGCAGACCGGCGCGGCCCAGTCGGCGGCGGCGACGCAACGCGCCGATCTCGCCCGCTCGCGCGACCTGCTCGCCCAGGGCTTCATCTCGCAGGCCGAGTTCGACCAGCAGAAGGCCGCCACCGATCAGGCACAGGCGCAGCTACGCGCCGCCGGTGCCCAGCGCGGCACCGCCGCCGCGCAAGTCGGCCGCACCGTCCTGACCGCGCCGCGTGGCGGCGTGATCACGCAAGTGGAGGGCGAGGTGGGACAGGTCGTGGGTGCCGGACAGGCGGTGCTGACGTTCGCCGATCCCTCGCGTCCCGAAGTCGCCGTCTCGCTTTCCGAGGGCGGGCTCGGCCCGGTCCAGCGCGCGAAGCGGCTCAGCGTCACCCTGTGGAGCGATCCCTCGCGCAAGTACGCGGTGAAGCTGCGCAGCATCGCGGGCGCCGCCGATCCCGCGACCCGCACTTTCGCCGCGCGCTTCTCCATCATCGCCCCCGGCGAGACGCTGCGGATGGGCGAAACCGCCGAACTGCGCATCGAGGACGAGCGTGTGGCAAGCGGCATCCTCGTGCCCCTCACCGCGATCGCCCAAGGCCACGACGCCCAAGGCTACGACAAGGCGCAGGCCTGGGTCGTCGACCGGCGCACGATGACGGTCCAACCCCGCACAGTGAAGGTGGGACAGGCGAGCGGCGACAAGCTGACGGTCCTCTCCGGCCTGCGCCCGGGCGAGACGATCGTCACCGCCGGCATCCACCTGCTGCGTGCCGGCGAGAAGGTCCGCATAGCCGAGGTGCCTGCCTCGTGA